From the genome of Pantoea alfalfae, one region includes:
- the argD gene encoding bifunctional acetylornithine/succinyldiaminopimelate transaminase yields the protein MAAEKIAVTRETFDNVILPVYAPAQFVPVKGKGSRVWDQQGKEYIDFSGGIAVTALGHCHPALVETLKSQGETLWHTSNVFTNEPALRLASKLIQATFADRVFFANSGAEANEAAFKLARYYACKRHSPFKSKIIAFHNAFHGRTLFTVTVGGQPKYSDGFGPKPADIVHVPFNDLDAVKAVIDDHTCAIVVEPIQGEGGVMPATQEFMQGLRALCDQHQALLVLDEVQSGMGRSGKLFAYEHYGVQPDILTSAKALGGGFPVSAMLTTNEIASTMAPGVHGTTYGGNPLACAIAETALDIINTPEVLAGVEMRRQHFVTALQAIDAKYDLFSDIRGKGLLIGAALKPQHAGRSRDILNAAAAEGVMVLVAGTDVMRFAPSLIIEPADIEEGMSRFATAVGKVLNG from the coding sequence ATGGCAGCCGAAAAAATTGCGGTCACGCGGGAGACGTTCGATAACGTTATTTTGCCTGTTTATGCACCTGCGCAGTTCGTGCCGGTAAAAGGCAAGGGCAGTCGCGTATGGGATCAGCAGGGCAAAGAGTATATCGACTTCTCGGGTGGTATTGCTGTTACCGCACTTGGACACTGCCATCCTGCGCTGGTGGAAACACTGAAAAGCCAGGGCGAGACGCTGTGGCACACCAGCAATGTCTTTACCAACGAACCGGCACTGCGTCTCGCCAGTAAGCTCATTCAGGCGACCTTTGCCGATCGCGTCTTCTTCGCCAACTCCGGTGCCGAAGCCAATGAAGCTGCGTTTAAGCTGGCGCGCTACTATGCCTGCAAACGTCACAGTCCGTTCAAAAGTAAAATCATCGCGTTTCATAATGCTTTTCATGGCCGGACGCTGTTTACCGTTACGGTCGGCGGCCAGCCAAAATATTCTGACGGATTCGGTCCGAAACCGGCGGATATTGTCCACGTGCCGTTCAATGACCTGGATGCTGTAAAAGCGGTCATTGACGATCACACCTGCGCCATTGTGGTTGAACCGATTCAGGGTGAGGGCGGCGTCATGCCTGCGACGCAGGAATTTATGCAGGGACTGCGTGCGCTTTGCGATCAGCATCAGGCGCTGCTGGTACTGGACGAAGTGCAGAGCGGCATGGGACGCAGCGGCAAGCTGTTCGCCTATGAGCATTATGGCGTCCAGCCCGATATCCTGACTTCAGCCAAAGCGCTGGGCGGCGGTTTCCCGGTCAGCGCCATGCTGACCACCAACGAGATTGCTTCAACCATGGCACCGGGCGTGCATGGCACCACCTATGGCGGCAACCCGCTCGCCTGTGCCATTGCCGAAACCGCGCTGGATATTATCAACACGCCGGAGGTGCTGGCGGGCGTAGAGATGCGTCGCCAGCACTTTGTCACGGCGCTGCAGGCTATTGACGCGAAGTATGACCTGTTCAGTGACATTCGCGGCAAAGGTCTGCTGATTGGCGCGGCACTGAAACCTCAGCATGCCGGCAGGTCGCGCGACATTCTGAATGCCGCCGCCGCTGAAGGTGTGATGGTGCTGGTAGCTGGCACCGATGTGATGCGTTTTGCCCCGTCGCTGATCATCGAACCGGCCGACATTGAAGAGGGGATGAGCCGCTTCGCCACCGCCGTCGGCAAAGTGCTTAACGGCTAG
- a CDS encoding YccS/YhfK family putative transporter codes for MWRRIIYHPEVNYALRQTLVLCLPVALGWLAGDLQKGLLFSLVPACCNIAGLDTPHKRFFKRLIVGGSLFALGSFLIQWLTLHAIPLPLILFAMPLLLGVTGEISPLHGRLLPGTLIAAIFTLSLIGRMPIYVPPLLYIGGTLWYGLFNWFWFWLWKEQPMRESLSLIYRELANYCDAKYTLLTQLTDPEKALPPLLARQQKVVDLINTCYQQMHMLSASRDHSHKRLTRAFQVALDLQEHISVSLHRPEEVQKLVEQSHAEAVIRWNAKTISARLRVLADNILYHQLPDRFAMDKQLGALEKIAHQHPDNPVGNFCLYHFNRIARVLRTQKPLYQRDLMADRQRRLPLLPALRSYLSFRSSSLRTAGRFAVMLMLGSALALFFNIPKPYWILMTIMFVSQNGYSATRVRIQHRALGTFAGLVIAAATLRMAVPESLVLLIMLAITFISYRFTRQFYGWSMIGFTVTAVYSLQLLSLNGAQFLLPRLMDTLMGCLIAFGGMLWLWPQWQSGLLRQNAHDALETYQDALRLLLGDEQSPEKLAYQRVKVNQVHNALFNSLNQAMQEPAFNSRYLSDMRLWVTHSQFIVEHINAITILAREHTMLTASLAQRYLQSCEIALQRCQQRLEYDGESSQVNLLDDLENISEGPITVVEQHVRRILDHLSVMYTISSLAWNQRPQHGRWLIRRLRKN; via the coding sequence ATGTGGCGTCGAATCATTTACCATCCTGAAGTCAATTATGCCTTGCGGCAAACGCTGGTGCTCTGTCTGCCGGTGGCGCTGGGCTGGCTGGCTGGCGACCTGCAAAAAGGTCTGCTGTTCTCATTAGTGCCCGCCTGCTGCAATATCGCCGGTCTCGATACGCCGCATAAACGCTTTTTCAAACGTCTGATTGTGGGCGGTAGCCTGTTTGCCCTCGGCAGCTTTCTGATCCAGTGGCTCACCCTGCATGCGATTCCACTGCCGCTGATCCTCTTCGCTATGCCTTTGCTGCTCGGCGTCACGGGTGAGATCAGCCCGCTGCATGGCCGTCTGCTGCCCGGCACCCTGATTGCCGCCATCTTTACCCTCAGCCTGATTGGCCGCATGCCCATCTATGTCCCCCCGCTGCTCTATATCGGCGGCACGCTGTGGTACGGGCTGTTTAACTGGTTCTGGTTCTGGCTGTGGAAAGAGCAGCCAATGCGCGAAAGCCTGAGCCTGATCTACCGCGAGCTGGCTAACTACTGCGACGCCAAATACACCCTGCTGACGCAGCTGACCGATCCGGAAAAGGCGCTGCCGCCACTGCTGGCCCGTCAGCAGAAAGTGGTCGATCTGATTAACACCTGTTATCAGCAGATGCATATGCTGTCGGCAAGCCGCGATCACAGCCATAAAAGGCTGACGCGCGCTTTCCAGGTGGCCCTCGATCTGCAGGAGCATATCTCGGTCAGCCTGCATCGGCCGGAAGAAGTCCAGAAGCTGGTGGAGCAAAGCCATGCTGAAGCGGTGATCCGCTGGAATGCCAAAACCATCTCGGCCCGGCTGCGGGTGCTGGCAGATAACATTCTTTATCACCAGTTACCCGACCGCTTTGCGATGGATAAACAGCTCGGCGCACTGGAGAAAATTGCCCATCAGCATCCCGATAATCCGGTGGGTAACTTCTGCCTTTATCACTTCAACCGCATTGCGCGGGTGCTACGCACCCAGAAACCGCTTTACCAGCGCGATCTGATGGCAGACCGCCAGCGCCGCCTGCCGCTGTTACCGGCGCTGCGCAGTTATCTCTCGTTTCGCTCGTCGTCGCTGCGCACGGCGGGTCGCTTTGCGGTGATGCTGATGCTGGGCAGCGCGCTGGCGCTGTTCTTCAACATCCCCAAACCCTACTGGATCCTGATGACCATCATGTTCGTCAGCCAGAACGGCTACAGCGCTACCCGTGTCCGCATTCAGCACCGGGCGCTGGGCACTTTTGCCGGTCTGGTGATCGCGGCTGCCACGCTGCGCATGGCGGTGCCAGAGTCGCTGGTGCTGCTGATCATGCTGGCAATTACCTTTATCAGCTATCGCTTTACCCGCCAGTTCTATGGCTGGTCGATGATTGGCTTTACGGTCACGGCAGTTTACTCGCTGCAACTGCTGTCACTGAATGGCGCGCAGTTTCTGCTGCCGCGATTGATGGATACGCTGATGGGCTGTCTGATCGCCTTTGGTGGGATGCTGTGGCTGTGGCCGCAGTGGCAGAGCGGCTTACTGCGGCAGAACGCCCACGACGCGCTGGAAACCTATCAGGATGCGCTGCGGCTGTTACTGGGCGACGAACAGTCGCCAGAGAAACTGGCTTATCAGCGCGTGAAGGTTAATCAGGTGCATAATGCGCTGTTTAACTCACTGAATCAGGCAATGCAGGAACCCGCGTTCAACTCCCGTTACCTGAGTGATATGCGGCTCTGGGTCACCCACAGTCAGTTTATTGTCGAGCATATCAATGCGATAACGATTCTGGCGCGCGAGCACACTATGCTGACCGCCTCGCTGGCTCAACGCTATCTGCAATCCTGCGAAATTGCGCTGCAGCGGTGTCAGCAGCGGCTGGAATATGATGGTGAAAGCTCACAGGTGAATCTGCTGGATGACCTGGAGAACATCAGTGAGGGACCGATCACGGTGGTGGAGCAGCATGTGCGGCGCATTCTCGATCATCTGAGCGTGATGTACACCATTTCATCGCTGGCGTGGAACCAGCGACCGCAACATGGCCGCTGGCTGATCAGACGCTTACGTAAAAACTAA
- the crp gene encoding cAMP-activated global transcriptional regulator CRP, which translates to MVLGKPQTDPTLEWFLSHCHIHKYPSKSTLIHQGEKAETLYYIVKGSVAVLIKDEEGKEMILSYLNQGDFIGELGLFEEGQERSAWVRAKSACEVAEISYKKFRQLIQVNPDILMRLSSQMARRLQVTSEKVGNLAFLDVTGRIAQTLLNLAKQPDAMTHPDGMQIKITRQEIGQIVGCSRETVGRILKMLEDQNLISAHGKTIVVYGTR; encoded by the coding sequence ATGGTTCTCGGCAAACCGCAAACAGACCCTACACTCGAATGGTTCCTGTCCCATTGCCATATTCACAAGTATCCATCCAAAAGTACGCTGATTCACCAAGGTGAAAAAGCAGAAACGCTTTACTACATCGTGAAAGGTTCCGTCGCGGTTCTGATTAAAGATGAAGAAGGCAAAGAGATGATTCTTTCCTACCTGAATCAGGGCGATTTTATTGGTGAGCTTGGCCTGTTCGAAGAAGGTCAGGAACGCAGCGCCTGGGTACGTGCGAAAAGCGCGTGCGAAGTGGCGGAGATTTCTTACAAGAAATTCCGTCAGTTGATCCAGGTTAACCCCGATATCCTGATGCGACTCTCATCGCAGATGGCGCGTCGCCTGCAGGTGACGTCTGAAAAAGTGGGTAACCTCGCTTTCCTCGACGTTACCGGCCGCATTGCACAGACTCTGCTTAACCTGGCGAAGCAGCCAGATGCCATGACGCATCCCGACGGCATGCAAATTAAAATCACTCGTCAGGAAATTGGTCAGATTGTGGGTTGTTCACGTGAAACCGTGGGCCGTATTTTGAAGATGCTGGAAGATCAGAACCTGATCTCCGCACACGGCAAAACCATCGTCGTTTACGGCACCCGCTAA
- a CDS encoding OsmC family protein, whose product MQARVKWVEGLTFLGESSSGHQILMDGNSGDKAPSPMEMVLMAAGGCSAIDVVSILQKGRNDVADCEVKLTSERREEAPRIFTHINLHFIVSGKALQDKVVSRAVDLSAEKYCSVAIMLGKGVNITHSYEVIEL is encoded by the coding sequence ATGCAGGCAAGAGTGAAATGGGTAGAAGGGCTGACATTCCTTGGAGAATCCTCATCCGGCCATCAGATACTGATGGATGGCAATTCAGGTGATAAAGCGCCCAGCCCAATGGAAATGGTGCTGATGGCGGCAGGTGGATGCAGCGCGATTGACGTGGTATCAATTCTGCAAAAAGGCCGCAACGATGTGGCTGATTGTGAAGTAAAACTGACCTCAGAACGTCGTGAAGAGGCGCCGCGAATCTTTACGCACATCAACCTGCATTTTATCGTGAGTGGCAAAGCGCTCCAGGATAAAGTGGTCTCACGCGCGGTCGATCTTTCGGCTGAAAAATATTGCTCGGTGGCCATCATGCTGGGTAAAGGCGTCAACATTACGCATAGCTATGAAGTGATCGAACTTTAG
- a CDS encoding phosphoribulokinase, with translation MSARHPIIAVTGSSGAGTTTTSLAFRKIFQQLDLHAAELEGDSFHRFTRPEMDMAIRKARDLGRHVSYFGPEANDFGLLEQSFKEYGLSGEGQSRKYLHTYDEAVPWNQVPGTFTPWQPLPQNTDILFYEGLHGGVVTAQHNVAEQVDLLVGVVPIVNLEWIQKLVRDTGERGHSREAVMDSVVRSMEDYINYITPQFSRTHINFQRVPTIDTSNPFAARAIPSLDESFVVIHFQALEDIDFPYLLAMLQGSFISHINTLVVPGGKMGLAMELIMGPLVKRLMEGKRIE, from the coding sequence ATGTCTGCACGTCATCCCATTATCGCGGTGACCGGTTCCAGCGGCGCAGGAACCACCACCACCAGCCTGGCGTTCCGCAAAATTTTTCAGCAGCTTGACCTGCATGCGGCGGAGCTGGAAGGTGACAGTTTTCACCGCTTTACCCGCCCTGAAATGGATATGGCGATTCGTAAGGCACGCGATCTGGGACGTCATGTCAGCTACTTCGGCCCGGAAGCCAATGACTTTGGCCTGCTGGAGCAGAGCTTTAAAGAGTATGGTCTCAGCGGGGAGGGGCAGTCGCGTAAATATCTGCACACTTACGATGAGGCGGTGCCGTGGAATCAGGTGCCCGGCACTTTTACACCCTGGCAGCCGCTACCGCAGAACACCGATATTCTTTTTTATGAAGGATTGCATGGCGGTGTGGTGACAGCGCAGCACAACGTGGCGGAACAGGTCGATCTGCTGGTGGGCGTGGTACCGATTGTTAACCTGGAGTGGATTCAGAAGCTGGTACGCGACACTGGCGAGCGCGGTCATTCACGTGAAGCCGTAATGGATTCCGTGGTGCGCTCAATGGAAGATTACATCAACTACATCACACCGCAGTTTTCACGCACCCATATCAACTTTCAGCGCGTTCCAACCATCGATACCTCCAACCCGTTCGCAGCCCGCGCCATTCCGTCACTGGATGAGAGTTTTGTGGTGATCCACTTTCAGGCGCTGGAAGATATCGACTTCCCCTACCTGCTGGCAATGCTGCAGGGCTCGTTTATCTCGCACATCAATACGCTGGTGGTGCCCGGCGGCAAAATGGGTCTGGCGATGGAGTTGATCATGGGTCCGCTGGTGAAGCGGCTGATGGAAGGTAAGCGGATAGAGTAA
- a CDS encoding YheU family protein, giving the protein MIIPWQQVSPETLENLIETFVLREGTDYGEHERSLLDKVADVRRQLETGEVVLVWSELHESVNIMPRKEFRG; this is encoded by the coding sequence GTGATTATTCCCTGGCAACAGGTCTCTCCTGAGACCCTTGAAAATCTGATTGAAACCTTTGTGCTGCGTGAAGGCACTGACTATGGCGAGCATGAACGTAGCCTGCTGGACAAGGTGGCTGATGTGCGACGCCAGCTGGAAACCGGTGAAGTGGTGCTGGTGTGGTCGGAACTGCATGAATCGGTCAATATCATGCCGCGTAAAGAATTTCGTGGCTGA
- a CDS encoding hydrolase, whose product MEQTSFYHMKFTGPENEQFTPPDSLRNAHLQTMLPRLLRRRVTFAPYWQRLDLPDGDFVDLAWSEDPQQAQNKPRVVLFHGLEGSFHSPYIHGLMAICRARGWLAVVMHFRGCSGKPNRLNRIYHSGETEDARFFLHWLRTRWGQVPTVAVGFSLGGNMLGCLLGQQGAAAEVEAGVIVSAPLLLEPCSVKLEHGFSRFYQYYLLAQLKKNARRKLHAWPDTLPVNLAQLKALRRLRDFDDAITARAHGFVDAADYYHRASAMPWLKRAEKPLLIIHAKDDPFMSDEVIPHSSQLSATITYQLTPHGGHVGFVGGTLRQPEMWLEQRIPQWIAPFLDT is encoded by the coding sequence ATGGAACAGACAAGCTTTTACCACATGAAATTTACCGGACCGGAAAACGAGCAGTTCACGCCGCCTGACAGCCTGCGTAACGCCCACCTGCAGACAATGCTGCCGCGCCTGCTGCGTCGCCGTGTCACGTTCGCGCCTTACTGGCAGCGACTCGATCTGCCGGATGGCGATTTTGTCGATCTCGCCTGGAGCGAAGATCCCCAACAGGCGCAGAATAAGCCGCGCGTCGTGCTGTTTCATGGGCTGGAGGGCAGCTTTCACAGCCCCTATATTCATGGCCTGATGGCGATCTGCCGCGCGCGCGGCTGGCTGGCGGTAGTGATGCATTTTCGCGGCTGCAGCGGCAAACCCAACCGGCTCAATCGCATCTATCATTCCGGCGAAACGGAAGATGCCCGCTTTTTTCTGCACTGGCTGCGTACCCGCTGGGGCCAGGTGCCGACCGTGGCCGTCGGTTTTTCGCTAGGCGGCAATATGCTGGGCTGCCTGCTGGGCCAGCAGGGCGCAGCTGCCGAAGTGGAGGCAGGCGTCATTGTCTCCGCCCCACTGCTGCTGGAGCCATGTAGCGTAAAACTGGAACATGGCTTTTCACGCTTCTATCAATACTATTTGCTGGCGCAGCTGAAGAAAAATGCCCGCCGCAAACTGCACGCCTGGCCGGATACGCTGCCGGTCAATCTGGCGCAGTTAAAAGCGCTGCGGCGACTGCGCGATTTTGATGATGCGATTACCGCCCGCGCCCACGGTTTTGTCGATGCGGCCGATTACTATCATCGGGCCAGCGCCATGCCCTGGCTCAAACGCGCAGAGAAACCGCTGCTAATCATTCACGCCAAAGACGATCCCTTTATGAGTGATGAGGTGATTCCGCACAGCAGCCAATTATCTGCCACTATTACTTATCAACTGACACCACACGGCGGCCACGTCGGTTTCGTCGGCGGGACGTTACGCCAGCCCGAAATGTGGCTGGAACAGCGCATCCCGCAGTGGATCGCCCCTTTTCTGGATACCTGA